From Spirochaetota bacterium, one genomic window encodes:
- a CDS encoding LysM domain-containing protein has translation MIKKIITFVRGYLGVLAIGIAFIVSAFIVFLNNTEPSEDTYIVKPGDTITSIAAAYSMTVDKIVGANYPDIDGAAPVTAGMRIKGFLSDKTLKQGEQWAKYRYAVARPIVRRMNVSYERALMEAVEHGKGDMPDAYEYSKEARARIGIR, from the coding sequence ATGATCAAAAAAATTATCACCTTCGTCCGCGGATATCTCGGCGTACTGGCCATCGGCATCGCATTCATTGTTTCTGCGTTCATCGTATTCCTGAATAACACCGAGCCCTCCGAGGATACCTACATCGTGAAGCCCGGCGATACGATTACGTCCATCGCCGCCGCGTACAGTATGACGGTCGATAAGATAGTGGGTGCGAATTATCCCGACATCGATGGTGCTGCCCCGGTCACCGCAGGCATGCGCATCAAGGGGTTCCTCTCCGACAAAACATTGAAACAGGGCGAGCAGTGGGCGAAATACCGCTATGCCGTTGCCCGGCCGATCGTGCGCAGGATGAATGTGAGTTATGAGCGTGCGCTCATGGAAGCTGTGGAGCACGGCAAGGGCGATATGCCTGATGCGTACGAATATTCGAAGGAAGCTCGTGCACGGATCGGCATCCGATAA